In the Symmachiella macrocystis genome, GCCACGATCAACAGCCCCGTTTCCCCGGCAATCGGGCCATCGAACGTCGGATTAAGAGTCTGATTCGCTGGAACGCGATGGCGATGGTCGTTCGCGCCAACGCTGCCAGTTCGGGCATTGGCGGGCATATCTCCACCTACGCCTCCGCTGCAACGCTGCTGGAAATCGGTTTCAATCACTTTTTCCAGGCCCGCAACGAAGATCAATTCGGCGATTTCGTCTATTTCCAAGGCCATGCCGCACCGGGAATCTATGCCCGCGCATTTCTGGAAGGTCGGTTGACCGAAGAGCAGTTGATTCAATTCCGGCAAGAAATCCCGCGTGGCTCGGGACTATCATCCTATCCGCATCCCTGGCTGATGCCTGATTTTTGGCAATTCCCCACGGTTTCGATGGGACTGGGACCGATTTCCGCGATTTATCACGCGCGGTTTTTACGGTATTTGGAACATCGTGGACTGGCCGACACGTCGAAATCGCATGTGTGGTGTTACGTCGGTGACGGTGAAGTCGACGAGCCGGAAACGCTGGGAGCCATTACGTTGGCCTCCCGCGAGCATCTCGACAATCTGATCTTTGTCATCAACTGCAACTTGCAACGCCTGGACGGGCCGGTCCGTGGTAATGGAAAAATCATCCAAGAATTAGAAGCCGCCTTTCGTGGTGCTGGCTGGAATTGCCTCAAAGTCATTTGGGGCAGCGATTGGGATCCGCTGTTGGAAGACGACGAAGACGGCTTATTAGTCAAACGCATGGGTGAAGTCGTCGACGGCCAATACCAGAAATATGTGGTCGAAGGGGGCGCCTATATCCGCGATCACTTCTTTGGCGAAAACAAAGAGTTGCACGATCTGGTCGACCACCTGTCGGACGAACAGTTACAAAAACTCAATCGCGGCGGACACGATCCCGAAAAAGTCTTTGCTGCCTACCATGCGGCGGTCAACCACGTTGGCGCTCCGACGGTCATCCTGGCCAAGACCATCAAAGGTTATGGACTGGGTGAAGCGGGAGAAGGCCGCAACATTACACACCAGCAGAAAAAATTGAACGAAGAGGAACTGCGCGAATTCCGCTCACGCTTCGCCATTCCCATAGGCGACGAAGAAGTCACCAAAGCCCCTCTACATCGGCCCGCCGATGACAGTCCGGAGATGGAATATCTCTTGAAACGACGGGAAGCATTGGGTGGATTTCTCCCCGCGCGGACGCCGACCACCGACCGCTTGGAGATTCCGCCTCTCGATAAATTCGACAAGAAAGTGCTGCACGGTGGCGTCGAAATGGCCACCACCATGGCCTTCGGGCGGATTATCAGCGACTTGCTCAAGGATAAGAACATCGGCAAGCGGATCGTACCGATCATTCCCGATGAAGCCCGCACCTTTGGGATGGAAGCGTTGTTCCGTCAATGCGGTATTTATTCCAGCAAGGGACAACTCTACGAACCGGTCGATGCCGATCAGGTGCTCTACTACAAGGAAGCCAAAGACGGCCAAATTCTGGAAGAGGGCATCAACGAAGCGGGGGCAATCTCGTCCTTCATCGCTGCCGGGACCGCCTACAGCAATCTTGGCGTGAACATGGTTCCGTTTTACATCTACTACTCGATGTTCGGCTTCCAACGCGTCGGCGATTTGATCTGGGCCGCGGCGGATTCCCGTACCAAAGGCTTTCTCGTGGGTGGAACCTCCGGCCGGACAACGCTCAACGGTGAAGGGCTACAACACCAGGACGGCCAAAGCCAACTATTTGCGACGACCGTCCCCAACTTGCGAGCGTATGACCCCGCCTACTCTTATGAAGTCGCCGTGATCGTTCAAGACGGGCTGCAGAGAATGTACGGCGAAGGGGAGGAAATCTTCTACTACTTGTCGGTCTACAACGAAGTGTACGACATGCCGGCGATGCCCGAAGGGGCGCAAGAAGGGATCTTGAAAGGGCTGCATCCTCTTTCCAAGACACCAGCCGATAAGTCGTCCTCGCAGCGACCGCAACTCTTTGGCAGCGGGCCGATTCTACGTGAATCACACCGTGCACAAGCCATTCTCAGCGAAAAGTACGACATTGACTGCGACGTCTGGAGCGTGACCAGTTACAGCGAACTCTCCCGCGATGCAGAAGCGGTCGAACGTTGGAATCACCTGCATCCTGAGGAAAAACCGCAACACAGTTTTCTAGAGACGTCACTCAGCAATCACTCCGGGCCTTTTATCGCCGCCAGCGACAACGTCCGTTTGGTGCCCGAACAAATCCGGCAGTGGATTCCAGGTCGCTACGTGACCTTGGGCACCGACGGTTTCGGACGCAGTGCTTCACGGGAAGCATTGAGAAAGCACTTTGAAATGAATGCCGAATATATCGCGTACGCAACACTTTCGGCATTGGTGGCCGACGGCCATTTTGAGAAGTCCCGTCTGCCCGAAGCAATCAAAGCGTTGGGGATCGACCCGGAACAAGTCAACCCGGCTTCCGCGTAAGAATTGTCCGTACACCGTCGATGCTTTATGGTGGAGCGAGCGGACCGTCGGACATCTGCTGTACACGTAGATTCAACATACGACTAAATTTTAACGAAATAGCACTATGTCGATTGAATTTCGTCTCCCCGAATTGGGAGAAAACATTGCCGAAGCTGAGGTTGCCGAGTTGCTGGTCAAGGAAGGGGACCGAATCGAAGCCGAACAGTCGGTCATGGAATTGGAAACCGAAAAAGCGGTCCTTGAGTTACCCTGTCCGCACGCCGGCGTGGTGAAAAAAATTCACTTTAGCGAAGGGGACAGCGTCTCCGTGGGTTCGGTGATCCTGACGATCGACGAGGAAGCCGCAGCCCCCTCCGGCGAAGCAACCGAGACCAAGCAGGCCGAACCAGCCGCCGCTGAGCCTGAACCGGCCGCTGCCAAAACCGAATCAGCGCCAGCCAAAAAAGAAGCAGCCCCCGTCGTGGCCGCCTCTCACACTCCAACGGTTCAACCGGCGATGGAGGCGACCGCGCCCGATCACCGGCCACCGCCTCCGGCAGGCCCCTCCACCCGCCGTTTCGCGCGAAAACTGGGCGTTGATCTGCACGATGTCAGCGGCACGGGTCCGGACGGACGAATCGTCCAAGAGGATGTCGAAGGCTATGTGAAATCGCGTTTGCAAAATACAGCATCGGGCAGCGGTATGCGAACTGCCCCTCCCCTACCCGACTTTTCGCAGTTTGGTCCGATCGAACGCAAACGGTTGAGCAAACTCAACCGTACCGCAGCAGACCAACTCAGTACGTCGTGGCAGGTGATTCCGCATGTGACGCAACATGATTTGGCCAACATCACGGAATTGGAGAAGGTCCGCAAACAGTTCATGACGACCAGCGGTAAGAATGGTCCGAAAATCACCATGACGGCCATCGCGCTCAAAGCCTGCGTGCAAATCCTCACCGAAATGCCGCACGTCAACAGCAGCCTGGATATGGAATCGGGGGAATTGATCCTCAAGCAGTACTATCACATCGGCGTCGCAGTCGACACGGATCACGGTTTGGTCGTCCCTGTGATTCAAAACGCGGACCGCAAGTCGATCATGGAAATTGCGGACGAACTCGCCCAACTCGCCGAAAAAGCGCGGGAGCGCAAGTTGGTCTTGGCCGAAATGCAAGGGGCCACCTTTACCATCACCAACCTGGGCAGCATCGGGGGCACGGCGTTTACTCCGATCGTGAATTACCCGGAGGTGGCAATTTTAGGATTATCACGAGCCCAACCCCAACCGGCGCTCGTCGATGGCAAATTAGAAGAACGGATGATGATGCCGATGTCGTTGTCCTACGACCACCGCGTGATCAACGGAGCCGACGCGGCAAAATTTGTCGTACGTCTCTCGGCTCTGCTCGCGCAACCCTTCGGCCTGTTGGCAAACGTTTGACAACCAAACGCTTGGGGGGGGAAGGTTGCTTTCAGCACGCTCCCCTGAGCATGCAGCCGGGGCGAGGATTCAATCTGTACTTGAGCACAACTGTAACGACCACAAGAGAAATACGATATGTCTGATACGGAACTCGTCGTTTTGGGCGGCGGCCCCGGCGGTTACCCCGCTGCATTTGCAGCAGCCGATGCCGGAATGAAAGTCACTTTGGTCGACGAAGGGGTCAAACCGGGCGGCGTCTGCCTCAATCGCGGCTGCATCCCGTCCAAAGCCCTCTTGCACGTGGCGCGACTAATCAACGAATCAAAGGAAGCGGCCGACTGGGGTGTGACGTTTCAACCTCCAGAGATCGATATCGATAAAATACGCGGCTGGAAAGATCGCGTCGTTGGCCAACTCACCGGCGGCATCGAAGGACTTTGCAAAGCGCGGGGCGTCGAACTGGTTCGCGCCCGCGGGACGTTTCTC is a window encoding:
- a CDS encoding 2-oxo acid dehydrogenase subunit E2 — encoded protein: MSIEFRLPELGENIAEAEVAELLVKEGDRIEAEQSVMELETEKAVLELPCPHAGVVKKIHFSEGDSVSVGSVILTIDEEAAAPSGEATETKQAEPAAAEPEPAAAKTESAPAKKEAAPVVAASHTPTVQPAMEATAPDHRPPPPAGPSTRRFARKLGVDLHDVSGTGPDGRIVQEDVEGYVKSRLQNTASGSGMRTAPPLPDFSQFGPIERKRLSKLNRTAADQLSTSWQVIPHVTQHDLANITELEKVRKQFMTTSGKNGPKITMTAIALKACVQILTEMPHVNSSLDMESGELILKQYYHIGVAVDTDHGLVVPVIQNADRKSIMEIADELAQLAEKARERKLVLAEMQGATFTITNLGSIGGTAFTPIVNYPEVAILGLSRAQPQPALVDGKLEERMMMPMSLSYDHRVINGADAAKFVVRLSALLAQPFGLLANV
- the aceE gene encoding pyruvate dehydrogenase (acetyl-transferring), homodimeric type, with protein sequence MDETPQAIDAGELDEWFESLDDLLHRHGPDGVRQMMSVLQERAYQAGVAMPFTANTPYINTIRHDQQPRFPGNRAIERRIKSLIRWNAMAMVVRANAASSGIGGHISTYASAATLLEIGFNHFFQARNEDQFGDFVYFQGHAAPGIYARAFLEGRLTEEQLIQFRQEIPRGSGLSSYPHPWLMPDFWQFPTVSMGLGPISAIYHARFLRYLEHRGLADTSKSHVWCYVGDGEVDEPETLGAITLASREHLDNLIFVINCNLQRLDGPVRGNGKIIQELEAAFRGAGWNCLKVIWGSDWDPLLEDDEDGLLVKRMGEVVDGQYQKYVVEGGAYIRDHFFGENKELHDLVDHLSDEQLQKLNRGGHDPEKVFAAYHAAVNHVGAPTVILAKTIKGYGLGEAGEGRNITHQQKKLNEEELREFRSRFAIPIGDEEVTKAPLHRPADDSPEMEYLLKRREALGGFLPARTPTTDRLEIPPLDKFDKKVLHGGVEMATTMAFGRIISDLLKDKNIGKRIVPIIPDEARTFGMEALFRQCGIYSSKGQLYEPVDADQVLYYKEAKDGQILEEGINEAGAISSFIAAGTAYSNLGVNMVPFYIYYSMFGFQRVGDLIWAAADSRTKGFLVGGTSGRTTLNGEGLQHQDGQSQLFATTVPNLRAYDPAYSYEVAVIVQDGLQRMYGEGEEIFYYLSVYNEVYDMPAMPEGAQEGILKGLHPLSKTPADKSSSQRPQLFGSGPILRESHRAQAILSEKYDIDCDVWSVTSYSELSRDAEAVERWNHLHPEEKPQHSFLETSLSNHSGPFIAASDNVRLVPEQIRQWIPGRYVTLGTDGFGRSASREALRKHFEMNAEYIAYATLSALVADGHFEKSRLPEAIKALGIDPEQVNPASA